Proteins from one Chaetodon auriga isolate fChaAug3 chromosome 19, fChaAug3.hap1, whole genome shotgun sequence genomic window:
- the spag8 gene encoding sperm-associated antigen 8: MTEQRATVENKTGKCILHNRIEEGTAAALDTEETRAQILRHGHRGILRMDQESKMESVTTHKANYLPPKSPGVRLRGIRGELLEKHITQMISEKIHAEQKPTTPKAEFCSTTQKDFCVDGFVPLNPETTQVHDYITDQAITFWTENRQRIQGVTAIRTLKAPFRKSALFSTPISERLDEIDLPPDN, from the exons ATGACCGAACAACGGGCcactgtggaaaataaaaccgGAAAATGCATTTTACACAACCGGATAGAAGAG GGGACTGCTGCAGCGCTTGACACAGAGGAGACGAGGGCCCAAATCCTGAGGCATGGACACAGAGGGATTCTCAGGATGGACCAGGAGTCTAAAATGGAGAGTGTCACCACGCATAAAGCCAATTACCTCCCTCCAAAGAGTCCAGGGGTGAGGCTGCGGG GCATCAGAGGTGAGCTTCTGGAAAAACACATCACCCAGATGATAAG TGAGAAGATTCATGCTGAACAGAAACCAACAACTCCCAAAGCTGAGTTCTGCTCCACAACTCAGAAGGATTTCTGTGTTGATGGATTTGTGCCTCTTAACCCTGAAACAACACAA GTTCATGATTATATAACTGACCAGGCCATCACATTTTGGACTGAAAATCGCCAGCGGATACAG GGTGTGACTGCCATACGCACCCTGAAAGCACCTTTCAGGAAGTCAGCCCTGTTCAGCACACCCATCAGTGAGCGGCTGGACGAGATCGATCTCCCACCTGACAACTGA